One segment of Novipirellula artificiosorum DNA contains the following:
- a CDS encoding DEAD/DEAH box helicase, with product MTTFEELDLIAPLQRAISDQKYTTPTPIQSQTIPAALEGRDVLGCAQTGTGKTAAFALPILDELGRQKRKASPNRPLVLVLAPTRELAIQIGESFATYGKHLRLRQVLVYGGVSQGNQVRALNRGAHILVATPGRLLDLMNQGFIELDQLEMFVLDEADRMLDMGFLPDLKRIISKLPRDRQSLFFSATMPPKIVELSRSLLDDPISVNVTPKTTSVERIEQRVVFVERNGKLGVLQKVLAGDGAERAIVFTRTKRGANVLAEKLTKDGVRAVAIHGNKSQSARQRALEAFRRKQVQVLVATDVAARGIDIDGVTHVINYDIPVEPESYVHRIGRTGRAGAEGIALSFCSEAEYDELRAIEKFIGQKIPLDPSQPNPPSRADSRTHHGSRRPHASKPTRGQRRFGSQRADSAPSRPKRAAAGSESLSGGNRKRKPRRKGTQRRASVVQAS from the coding sequence TTGACGACTTTTGAAGAACTTGACCTGATCGCGCCGCTTCAACGCGCAATCTCGGACCAGAAATACACCACTCCCACGCCAATTCAATCGCAAACCATTCCGGCCGCCCTCGAAGGGCGTGATGTGCTCGGATGTGCCCAAACAGGCACCGGGAAAACCGCCGCGTTCGCCCTGCCCATCCTAGACGAACTGGGACGCCAAAAACGCAAAGCTTCACCGAATCGCCCACTGGTCTTGGTGTTGGCGCCGACGCGAGAACTTGCCATACAGATTGGCGAGAGCTTTGCTACTTACGGCAAACACCTGCGACTTCGCCAAGTCTTGGTTTACGGTGGCGTTAGCCAAGGCAATCAAGTCCGTGCACTGAACCGCGGTGCCCATATTTTGGTAGCGACCCCAGGACGATTGCTGGACCTAATGAATCAAGGCTTCATCGAACTCGACCAGCTCGAGATGTTTGTCCTCGATGAAGCAGACCGCATGCTCGACATGGGTTTTCTGCCTGATTTGAAGCGGATCATCAGCAAGTTGCCCCGGGACCGTCAATCGTTGTTCTTCTCGGCCACCATGCCACCCAAAATCGTTGAGCTTTCGCGATCGTTGCTTGACGATCCGATTTCGGTCAATGTGACTCCGAAAACGACGAGTGTCGAACGGATTGAGCAGCGAGTGGTTTTTGTTGAACGCAATGGCAAACTGGGTGTGTTACAAAAGGTGCTTGCAGGCGACGGCGCCGAGCGTGCAATCGTCTTTACTCGTACAAAACGTGGTGCAAACGTGTTGGCTGAAAAGTTGACCAAAGATGGCGTCCGAGCCGTCGCGATCCACGGCAACAAATCGCAAAGTGCTCGTCAACGTGCGCTCGAGGCATTTCGGCGAAAACAGGTTCAAGTCTTGGTGGCGACCGATGTTGCCGCTCGAGGAATCGACATCGATGGCGTGACGCATGTGATCAATTATGACATCCCGGTAGAGCCCGAAAGCTACGTTCATCGCATCGGACGTACGGGGCGCGCAGGCGCCGAAGGCATCGCTTTGTCCTTTTGTTCCGAAGCCGAATACGACGAGCTTCGCGCAATCGAAAAGTTCATTGGCCAAAAGATCCCACTCGATCCAAGCCAACCAAATCCGCCATCCAGAGCGGATTCGCGTACCCACCACGGATCGCGCCGACCACACGCCTCAAAACCAACACGCGGCCAACGCCGTTTCGGCTCGCAGCGGGCCGATTCTGCACCGAGTCGTCCGAAGCGGGCTGCAGCCGGCAGCGAATCGCTGTCGGGGGGCAACCGGAAACGAAAGCCACGACGCAAAGGGACGCAGCGACGAGCAAGCGTCGTCCAAGCCAGTTAG